Proteins encoded by one window of Azoarcus sp. PA01:
- the pgeF gene encoding peptidoglycan editing factor PgeF: MTADWIEPDWPAPPHVRGLVTTRNGGVSTGPYASMNLALHVGDSVADVQRNRALLRKCLPDEPAWLEQVHGIAVTDADGIGAPARADASVATRSGAVCAVMTADCLPVLFCNDEGSVVAAAHAGWRGLAAGGLDATLARMGVPAATVMAWLGPAIGPAAFEVGEEVREAFVAADPATAIAFRPAAGAGKWMADLFLLARLRLARLGVSRTYGGGICTYAERDRFFSYRREGITGRFVSMVWLAP; encoded by the coding sequence GTGACGGCGGACTGGATCGAGCCGGACTGGCCGGCCCCGCCGCATGTCCGCGGGCTCGTGACGACGCGCAACGGCGGGGTCAGCACGGGACCGTACGCGAGCATGAACCTCGCCCTGCACGTCGGGGATTCGGTCGCGGACGTGCAACGCAATCGGGCCCTGCTTCGGAAGTGCCTGCCCGACGAGCCGGCGTGGCTCGAGCAGGTGCATGGCATCGCGGTTACCGACGCCGACGGCATCGGCGCCCCGGCCCGCGCCGATGCGTCGGTCGCGACGCGGTCCGGCGCGGTGTGCGCGGTGATGACGGCCGATTGTCTCCCGGTGCTTTTCTGCAATGACGAAGGCAGCGTTGTCGCAGCAGCCCATGCGGGATGGCGCGGTCTTGCCGCAGGGGGGCTGGATGCGACGCTGGCACGCATGGGCGTACCGGCTGCGACCGTGATGGCATGGCTGGGGCCGGCGATCGGGCCAGCCGCTTTCGAAGTTGGCGAGGAAGTTCGCGAGGCATTCGTCGCGGCCGATCCAGCCACCGCGATCGCCTTTCGGCCCGCCGCCGGGGCCGGCAAGTGGATGGCGGATCTGTTTTTGCTCGCGCGCCTGCGTCTGGCCCGGCTAGGGGTGTCGCGGACGTACGGCGGGGGCATCTGCACCTATGCCGAACGGGATCGTTTTTTTTCCTACCGGAGGGAGGGTATCACGGGGCGCTTTGTGTCAATGGTATGGTTGGCACCTTAG
- the rluD gene encoding 23S rRNA pseudouridine(1911/1915/1917) synthase RluD, giving the protein MNEPDDYSPQDAAPLHHRLTIPAECAGLRLDQALARLFPSHSRSRLQGWLKSGRVSLDGDQPDAKFKVWGGESLEVDTAPPPEAAAEVPEDIPLVVVHEDEEILVIDKPVGLVVHPGSGNWSGTLLNALLHHAPQLAAVPRAGIVHRLDKDTSGLLVVAKTLESQTALVRQLQARTVRRHYLALVHRFVAGPGVVDAPIGRHPTQRTRMAVVQPGRSAATRYRPRERFARATLVECQLETGRTHQIRVHMAHIGHPLVGDATYGLRRSGSPVLDAFGRQALHAFRLGLLHPASGAEMTWESPLPDDFEALLASLREESAS; this is encoded by the coding sequence GTGAATGAACCGGACGATTATAGCCCACAGGATGCGGCGCCTTTGCACCACCGATTGACGATTCCGGCCGAGTGCGCCGGGTTGCGCCTCGATCAGGCGCTCGCGCGGCTGTTTCCGTCCCATTCGCGCAGCCGCCTGCAGGGGTGGCTGAAGTCCGGCCGGGTGAGTCTCGACGGCGATCAGCCCGATGCCAAGTTCAAGGTCTGGGGCGGAGAGTCGCTCGAGGTCGATACAGCTCCGCCCCCTGAAGCCGCTGCCGAAGTGCCCGAAGACATTCCGCTCGTGGTCGTGCACGAAGACGAGGAAATCCTCGTCATCGACAAGCCGGTCGGGCTGGTGGTCCATCCCGGCAGCGGAAACTGGAGCGGCACGCTCCTGAACGCGCTGCTGCATCACGCGCCGCAACTGGCGGCCGTGCCACGGGCTGGGATCGTCCACCGGCTCGACAAGGACACCAGCGGCCTGCTGGTCGTCGCGAAGACGCTGGAAAGCCAGACCGCCCTCGTGCGCCAGCTGCAGGCGCGCACCGTCAGGCGGCACTACCTTGCGCTGGTGCACCGCTTCGTCGCGGGGCCGGGCGTCGTCGATGCGCCGATCGGCCGCCACCCGACCCAGCGGACGCGGATGGCGGTCGTGCAGCCGGGCCGATCCGCCGCGACCCGCTATCGCCCGCGCGAGCGCTTTGCCCGCGCGACGCTCGTCGAGTGCCAGCTCGAGACCGGCCGCACGCACCAGATCCGCGTCCACATGGCGCACATCGGCCATCCGCTCGTCGGCGACGCGACCTATGGATTGCGCCGCAGCGGCAGTCCGGTGCTCGACGCGTTCGGGCGGCAGGCGTTGCACGCTTTCCGGCTCGGCCTGCTGCATCCGGCAAGTGGCGCGGAGATGACTTGGGAATCGCCGCTGCCGGACGATTTCGAAGCGCTGCTCGCGAGTCTGCGCGAGGAATCCGCGTCGTGA
- a CDS encoding outer membrane protein assembly factor BamD: protein MARVTFRSLAVIAALLLGGCGSMPEQIDMTAGWNAQRLYSEAKTFMNEGAYEQAIKLFEKLEARYPYGRYAQQAQIEVAYAQYKSGEPALAIAAADRFIKLHPNHPNADYAYYLKGLATFNEDLGLLAGLSNQDLSERDPKGAQESFDTFGQLVKRFPESRYAEDASQRMQYLVNSLAAHEVHVARYYYRRGAYVAAVNRARTAIETYPQAPAAEEALFVLVKSYDTLGMTELRDDADRVMRKNFPNSVYFAGGPKDTRPWWQLW, encoded by the coding sequence ATGGCCAGGGTCACCTTTCGAAGTTTAGCGGTTATCGCCGCGCTGCTGCTTGGTGGTTGCGGTTCGATGCCCGAACAGATCGACATGACGGCGGGCTGGAACGCGCAGCGTCTCTACTCCGAAGCCAAGACCTTCATGAACGAAGGGGCATACGAGCAGGCGATCAAGCTCTTCGAAAAGCTCGAAGCGCGCTATCCGTACGGGCGCTATGCGCAGCAGGCCCAGATCGAGGTCGCCTACGCCCAGTACAAATCGGGCGAACCGGCGCTGGCGATCGCCGCCGCGGACCGCTTCATCAAGCTGCATCCGAATCACCCGAATGCCGATTACGCCTACTATCTGAAAGGCCTCGCGACGTTCAACGAAGACCTCGGACTGCTCGCGGGACTGTCCAACCAGGATCTTTCCGAGCGCGACCCGAAAGGCGCGCAGGAGTCGTTCGACACGTTCGGCCAGCTCGTCAAGCGTTTCCCGGAAAGCCGCTATGCCGAAGACGCGAGCCAGCGGATGCAATACCTCGTCAATTCGCTCGCCGCCCACGAAGTCCATGTCGCGCGCTACTACTACCGCCGCGGCGCCTACGTCGCCGCGGTCAACCGCGCCAGGACGGCAATCGAGACGTACCCCCAGGCACCCGCTGCCGAAGAGGCGCTGTTCGTGCTGGTGAAAAGCTACGACACGCTCGGCATGACCGAGCTGCGCGACGACGCCGACCGCGTGATGCGCAAGAACTTCCCGAACAGCGTCTATTTCGCCGGCGGGCCGAAGGACACCCGGCCGTGGTGGCAGCTCTGGTAA
- a CDS encoding mannose-1-phosphate guanylyltransferase/mannose-6-phosphate isomerase → MKLHPVILSGGSGTRLWPLSREQYPKQLLALIGDDTMLQQTALRLAGFSGRLPVAEQPLVVCNEEYRFITAEQMRAAGCPTNHILLEPVGRNTAPALTLAALTVRRDSDDGVLLVMPADHVIRDREAFHRAIDIGIEAALAGAMVTFGIVPERAETGYGYIRVGDEAGSGIHAVASFVEKPDAETAAEYVASGAYLWNSGLFMVKASVWLKALRHFNPEMLAACEAALGTAGFDADFVRVGREAFQACPSDSIDYAVMEKLAATPELGIAPQVVPMSVGWSDVGAWDALWTLADKDDDGNSGRGDVMFEATTGSLVHATSRMVVCLGVEGLVIVETPDAVMVARKDQTQDVKKIVARLKSASRPQALAHRKIHRPWGCYDSIDTGGRFQVKHIEVKPGASLSLQMHHHRAEHWIVVRGTARVTRGDETFLLSENQSTYIPLGVMHRLENPGKMLLEMIEVQSGSYLGEDDIVRFEDTYGRS, encoded by the coding sequence ATGAAACTTCACCCCGTTATCCTGTCCGGCGGCTCCGGCACGCGTCTGTGGCCGCTGTCCCGCGAACAATATCCGAAACAGCTGCTGGCGCTGATCGGCGACGACACGATGCTGCAGCAGACGGCGCTTCGCCTCGCAGGGTTTTCCGGACGTCTGCCGGTGGCCGAACAGCCGCTCGTCGTGTGCAACGAGGAATACCGCTTCATCACGGCCGAGCAGATGCGGGCGGCAGGCTGCCCGACGAACCACATCCTGCTCGAACCCGTCGGACGCAACACTGCGCCGGCGCTGACGCTTGCCGCGCTGACGGTACGGCGCGACAGCGACGATGGGGTCTTGCTCGTGATGCCGGCCGATCACGTCATTCGTGACCGTGAGGCTTTCCACCGGGCGATCGACATCGGCATCGAAGCGGCGCTGGCCGGCGCGATGGTGACGTTCGGCATCGTGCCGGAGCGCGCCGAAACAGGCTACGGCTACATCCGCGTCGGTGACGAAGCGGGCTCCGGCATTCATGCGGTCGCGTCCTTCGTCGAGAAACCTGACGCCGAGACTGCGGCCGAGTACGTCGCGAGCGGCGCGTACCTGTGGAACAGCGGCCTGTTCATGGTCAAGGCCAGTGTCTGGCTGAAGGCGCTCCGGCATTTCAATCCGGAAATGCTGGCAGCATGCGAAGCGGCGCTCGGGACGGCCGGCTTCGATGCCGACTTCGTCAGGGTCGGCCGCGAGGCGTTCCAGGCCTGTCCATCGGATTCGATCGACTACGCAGTCATGGAGAAGCTCGCGGCGACGCCGGAACTGGGCATTGCCCCGCAGGTCGTGCCGATGTCGGTCGGGTGGTCGGATGTCGGTGCGTGGGATGCGCTGTGGACGCTCGCCGACAAGGACGACGACGGCAATTCCGGCCGCGGCGACGTGATGTTCGAAGCCACGACCGGGAGCCTTGTCCATGCGACGAGCCGGATGGTCGTGTGCCTCGGCGTCGAGGGACTGGTGATCGTCGAAACGCCCGATGCGGTGATGGTCGCGCGCAAGGACCAGACGCAGGATGTCAAGAAGATCGTCGCGCGGCTCAAGTCCGCCAGCCGCCCGCAGGCGCTGGCGCATCGCAAGATACATCGGCCGTGGGGCTGTTACGATTCGATCGACACCGGCGGCCGTTTCCAGGTCAAGCACATCGAGGTCAAGCCGGGGGCGTCGCTGAGCCTGCAGATGCACCATCATCGGGCGGAACACTGGATCGTCGTGCGCGGCACCGCCAGAGTCACGCGCGGCGACGAAACTTTCCTGCTGTCCGAGAACCAGTCGACCTACATTCCGCTGGGCGTCATGCATCGCCTCGAAAACCCGGGGAAGATGCTGCTGGAGATGATCGAGGTGCAGTCGGGCAGTTACCTGGGCGAAGACGACATCGTGCGCTTCGAGGATACGTACGGCCGGAGCTGA
- the cysK gene encoding cysteine synthase A — MSNWYSDNALSIGKTPLVKLNRVTDGAAATVLAKIEGRNPAYSVKCRIGAAMIWDAEQRGLLGPGKEIVEPTSGNTGIALAFVAAARGIPITLTMPETMSVERRKLLVAYGAKLVLTEGAQGMNGAIAKAEEIAASDPGRYVLLQQFNNPANPAIHASTTGPEIWNDTDGNVDIFISGVGTGGTITGVSRYFKETRGKPIVSVAVEPEASPVLTQTRAGEPLKPGPHKIQGLGAGFVPKVLDLSLIDAVETVSNDDAVLYARRLAREEGILSGISCGAAVAVAARVAQRPENAGKTIVVVLPDSGERYLSSILFEGLFDASGVAI, encoded by the coding sequence ATGTCGAACTGGTATTCCGACAACGCCTTGTCGATCGGCAAGACGCCCCTGGTCAAACTGAACCGCGTCACCGACGGCGCCGCGGCGACCGTCCTCGCGAAAATCGAAGGCCGCAACCCGGCCTATTCGGTGAAGTGCCGTATCGGCGCCGCGATGATCTGGGACGCCGAACAACGCGGCCTGCTCGGTCCCGGCAAGGAAATCGTCGAGCCGACGAGCGGCAACACCGGCATTGCGCTGGCGTTCGTCGCCGCCGCGCGCGGCATCCCGATCACGCTGACGATGCCCGAGACGATGAGCGTCGAGCGACGCAAGCTCCTTGTCGCGTACGGCGCGAAGCTGGTGCTGACCGAAGGGGCCCAGGGCATGAACGGCGCGATCGCGAAAGCCGAGGAGATCGCCGCGTCCGACCCGGGTCGCTACGTGCTGCTGCAACAGTTCAACAACCCCGCGAATCCAGCGATCCATGCGTCGACGACAGGTCCGGAGATCTGGAACGACACCGACGGCAACGTCGATATCTTCATTTCCGGCGTCGGCACCGGCGGGACGATCACCGGCGTGTCGCGTTACTTCAAGGAGACGCGCGGCAAACCGATCGTCTCGGTCGCCGTCGAACCCGAAGCGAGCCCGGTGCTGACGCAGACGCGCGCCGGAGAACCGCTCAAGCCGGGGCCGCACAAGATCCAGGGACTCGGCGCCGGCTTCGTGCCGAAAGTGCTCGACCTGTCGCTGATCGATGCGGTCGAGACGGTCAGCAACGACGACGCGGTTCTCTACGCACGCCGGCTCGCACGCGAGGAAGGGATCCTCTCCGGCATCTCGTGCGGCGCCGCAGTGGCAGTGGCTGCCCGCGTCGCCCAGCGACCGGAGAACGCCGGCAAGACGATCGTCGTGGTGCTGCCGGACTCGGGCGAGCGCTACCTCAGTTCGATCCTGTTCGAAGGCCTTTTCGACGCTTCGGGCGTGGCAATCTGA
- the tal gene encoding transaldolase, with translation MNPLLRVRAEGQQVWLDNLSRTLLNKGHLARLVAADGLAGVTTNPAIFHKAIAGGHYYEEDLARLKGETIDAETRYERLVIPDVQRACDLLRPVFDDSCGNAGYVSLEVSPALAHDAARTVAAGLRLKHAVGRDNVLIKVPATAAGLEAIEQLTGRGVSVNVTLMFSLAHVDAVAEAYLRGLAAWQQAGGDVGRVMSVASLFLSRVDTLLDRQLDEIGSDAALALRGKSAVAMAKLAYRRYRERFHGAAFATLRNAGARPQFMLWASTGTKNPAYSDLLYVEPLIGPETVNTLPDATLAALRDHGTVARTLDRDVEAAEVQLAALERLGIDMTAVGKRLQDEGLRQFEEAFAELLELTA, from the coding sequence ATGAATCCTTTGCTCCGCGTACGCGCCGAAGGCCAGCAGGTCTGGCTCGACAATCTTTCCCGCACGCTTCTCAACAAAGGGCACCTCGCGCGGCTCGTCGCCGCCGACGGCCTCGCGGGCGTCACGACCAATCCGGCGATCTTCCACAAGGCGATCGCAGGCGGGCACTACTACGAAGAAGACCTCGCCCGCCTCAAGGGCGAAACGATCGACGCTGAAACCCGCTACGAGCGACTCGTGATCCCGGACGTGCAGCGCGCCTGCGACCTGCTGCGCCCGGTGTTCGACGACAGCTGCGGCAACGCCGGCTACGTGAGTCTCGAAGTGTCCCCGGCGCTCGCGCACGACGCGGCGCGCACCGTCGCTGCCGGGCTGCGGCTGAAGCACGCGGTCGGGCGTGACAACGTGCTGATCAAGGTGCCCGCGACCGCCGCCGGCCTCGAAGCGATCGAACAGCTCACCGGGCGCGGCGTGAGCGTGAACGTGACGCTGATGTTCTCGCTGGCGCATGTCGACGCGGTCGCCGAAGCTTATTTGCGCGGCCTCGCTGCCTGGCAGCAGGCGGGAGGCGACGTCGGACGCGTGATGTCGGTCGCGAGCCTGTTCCTGAGCCGCGTGGACACGCTGCTCGACCGGCAGCTCGACGAGATCGGCAGCGACGCGGCGCTTGCGCTGCGCGGAAAATCCGCCGTCGCGATGGCGAAGCTCGCGTATCGGCGTTATCGCGAGCGCTTCCACGGTGCCGCGTTCGCTACCCTGCGCAACGCGGGCGCGCGGCCGCAGTTCATGCTTTGGGCGAGCACCGGGACGAAGAATCCCGCGTACAGCGACCTCCTGTACGTCGAACCGCTGATCGGGCCGGAGACGGTCAATACGCTCCCCGACGCGACGCTCGCAGCGCTGCGCGACCACGGCACGGTCGCGCGCACGCTCGACCGGGATGTCGAGGCAGCGGAAGTGCAGCTCGCTGCACTGGAAAGGCTCGGCATCGACATGACGGCGGTGGGAAAGCGTCTGCAGGACGAAGGACTGCGCCAGTTCGAAGAAGCTTTTGCCGAACTTCTCGAGCTCACTGCCTGA
- a CDS encoding DUF3135 domain-containing protein — translation MAGFDFGYWSSLAKRDPEAFFRARSEAIEQFIAAHPPAERGRLRELQRRIDCIRASAGSPLLATRVLGAMMTKRLELLQLQCERLRALGEVPQAVQPHCGTNGPRPKLRQ, via the coding sequence ATGGCCGGCTTCGATTTCGGGTACTGGAGCAGTCTCGCGAAGCGGGATCCGGAGGCGTTCTTTCGCGCGCGCTCCGAAGCCATCGAACAGTTCATCGCGGCCCATCCGCCGGCCGAACGCGGCCGGCTACGCGAGCTGCAGCGCAGGATCGACTGCATTCGGGCGAGCGCCGGCAGCCCGCTGCTGGCCACTCGCGTGCTGGGCGCGATGATGACGAAGCGGCTGGAATTGCTCCAGCTGCAATGCGAGCGGCTGCGGGCGCTCGGCGAAGTACCGCAAGCGGTGCAGCCGCACTGCGGGACGAACGGCCCACGCCCGAAGCTCAGGCAGTGA
- a CDS encoding chemotaxis protein CheA: MSDFAGMEDLLQDFLIEAGDLLSGVDNKLVDLERAPDDRSLLNEIFRGFHTIKGGAGFLNAAELVTLCHLTENLFDNLRTGAVQVTPEVMDVILEATGTVRTMFSQLEHSTRPAAAEPALIARLKHAIAGELSAMPQPPVESVPAGRADGAQRGEPDWEALHGALTGSPARTSATVEPAVNVAAQPARPPEEVIHAAIGRRGNDRPDAAAAPGGRRDIERQRDNSIRVDTTRLDQVLNLSGEIGLTKNRLNALRSDILSGRNDTETLHSLDLAVSQLDLLVSDLQNAVMKTRMQPVGRLFQKYPRIARDLARNLGKDVELVLDGEETEIDKTMIEDLADPIIHLIRNAVDHGVEDRAERIANGKPEKSVVRLEARQEGDHIILLVADDGRGMSPERLRAKALEKGLITDEESNAMDERQSFNLVFLPGFSMASQVSDVSGRGVGMDVVRTNIQKLNGSIEIKSQLGKGTTFVISLPLTLAILPVLLVRLGEQPFAVPLSMVREILPIDMREVQEVGGRATMVVRGEVLPILPLAGMLGWPLERPPGYGVLMQAAELSFILAIDSFAGREDAVIKSLDDFRPKGVAGVTTLSNGQIVLILDMKELLGGSGDFRGMARLALSPEHAAAA, translated from the coding sequence ATGAGTGACTTCGCGGGAATGGAAGATCTCCTGCAGGATTTCCTGATCGAGGCCGGGGACCTGCTGTCCGGCGTCGATAACAAGCTCGTCGACCTGGAGCGGGCTCCTGACGACCGCAGCTTGCTGAACGAGATATTCCGCGGCTTCCACACGATCAAGGGCGGAGCGGGTTTCCTCAATGCTGCCGAACTGGTGACGCTGTGCCACCTGACCGAGAACCTGTTCGACAATCTTCGCACCGGCGCAGTGCAGGTCACGCCCGAAGTCATGGACGTGATCCTCGAAGCCACGGGAACCGTGCGGACGATGTTTTCGCAGCTCGAACATAGCACCCGGCCCGCTGCGGCGGAACCGGCGCTGATTGCGCGCTTGAAGCACGCGATCGCAGGAGAACTCTCGGCGATGCCGCAGCCTCCCGTCGAGTCAGTGCCGGCGGGGCGTGCCGACGGCGCGCAGCGCGGGGAGCCGGACTGGGAAGCGCTGCACGGCGCGCTCACCGGTTCGCCGGCCCGCACGTCCGCAACGGTCGAACCCGCGGTGAATGTTGCCGCGCAGCCGGCCCGGCCGCCGGAGGAAGTCATCCACGCCGCGATCGGCCGGCGCGGGAACGACAGGCCCGACGCTGCTGCAGCGCCGGGCGGGCGCCGCGACATCGAGAGGCAGCGCGACAACTCGATTCGCGTCGACACGACGCGGCTCGACCAAGTGCTGAACCTGTCGGGCGAGATCGGTCTGACGAAGAACAGGCTCAACGCGCTGCGCAGCGACATCCTGAGCGGGCGCAACGATACCGAGACGCTGCATTCGCTCGATCTCGCAGTCAGCCAGCTCGATCTCCTCGTTTCGGACCTGCAGAACGCGGTGATGAAAACCCGCATGCAGCCGGTCGGCCGGCTGTTCCAGAAATACCCGCGGATCGCGCGCGACCTTGCACGGAACCTCGGCAAGGACGTCGAACTGGTGCTCGACGGCGAGGAAACCGAAATCGACAAGACGATGATCGAGGATCTGGCCGATCCGATCATCCATCTGATCCGCAACGCCGTCGACCATGGCGTCGAGGATCGGGCCGAACGCATCGCGAACGGCAAGCCGGAAAAGTCGGTCGTGCGTCTCGAGGCGCGCCAGGAAGGCGATCACATCATCCTGCTCGTCGCCGACGACGGGCGCGGCATGAGCCCCGAGCGACTGCGCGCGAAGGCGCTGGAGAAAGGTCTCATCACCGATGAGGAATCGAACGCGATGGACGAGCGCCAGAGTTTCAACCTGGTGTTTCTGCCCGGGTTCTCGATGGCGTCGCAGGTGTCGGACGTTTCGGGCCGCGGAGTCGGGATGGACGTCGTGCGGACGAACATCCAGAAGCTCAACGGCAGCATCGAGATCAAGTCGCAACTCGGCAAAGGCACCACTTTCGTCATCAGTCTGCCGCTGACGCTGGCGATCCTGCCGGTCCTGCTGGTGCGGCTGGGCGAGCAGCCGTTCGCGGTGCCGTTGTCGATGGTCCGGGAAATCCTGCCGATCGACATGCGCGAAGTCCAGGAAGTGGGCGGGCGCGCGACGATGGTGGTGCGCGGCGAAGTGCTGCCGATCCTGCCGTTGGCCGGCATGCTGGGCTGGCCGCTCGAGCGCCCGCCCGGTTACGGCGTGCTCATGCAGGCCGCGGAACTGTCGTTCATCCTCGCGATCGACAGCTTCGCCGGCCGCGAAGACGCTGTCATCAAGTCGCTCGACGATTTCAGGCCGAAAGGCGTCGCCGGCGTGACGACGCTTTCGAACGGCCAGATCGTGCTGATCCTCGACATGAAGGAACTGCTCGGCGGTTCCGGGGATTTCCGCGGCATGGCCCGTCTGGCGCTGAGCCCGGAGCACGCCGCCGCGGCCTGA
- the cheZ gene encoding protein phosphatase CheZ: MAKKLKLDESGDSDDLQALFDSIASGPAKSEFKVVAEAGGSSGDDDELQSLFDAVAAQFEAAASCAPAPEKIDPPPALPEHSCDAVFTRIGQMTRQVHNTLRGLGSDGLLQDAVQAIPDARERLSYIAQMTEQAASRVLNATDIAQPIQNRMHADARTLEAQWDRLFANELSVDEFKALSGSTRDFLGEVIRSSRATNEQLMEIMMAQDFQDLTGQVIKKVVDLAQKLETELLQVLLEVTPPQMRGDRHGNLLNGPVISSAGRDDIVTTQEQVDDLLDSLGF, translated from the coding sequence ATGGCGAAAAAGCTGAAGCTCGACGAGAGCGGTGATTCTGACGATCTGCAAGCCTTGTTCGACAGCATCGCTTCCGGTCCCGCGAAATCGGAGTTCAAGGTCGTTGCCGAGGCCGGTGGATCGAGCGGCGACGACGACGAACTGCAGTCCCTGTTCGATGCGGTCGCCGCGCAGTTCGAGGCTGCTGCGAGCTGCGCGCCGGCCCCGGAAAAAATCGACCCGCCGCCGGCACTCCCCGAACACAGCTGCGATGCGGTGTTCACGCGGATCGGCCAGATGACGCGCCAGGTGCACAACACGCTGCGCGGGCTCGGTTCGGACGGCCTGCTCCAGGATGCGGTGCAAGCGATTCCGGATGCCCGCGAGCGGCTCAGCTATATCGCGCAGATGACCGAACAGGCGGCAAGCCGGGTGCTGAACGCGACCGACATCGCCCAGCCGATACAGAACAGAATGCATGCCGATGCGCGAACCCTCGAGGCGCAGTGGGATCGACTGTTCGCGAACGAACTGTCGGTCGACGAGTTCAAGGCGCTGTCGGGCAGCACGCGGGATTTTCTCGGCGAAGTCATCAGGAGCAGCCGGGCGACGAACGAGCAGCTGATGGAAATCATGATGGCCCAGGATTTCCAGGACCTGACCGGGCAGGTCATCAAGAAGGTCGTCGATCTTGCACAGAAACTCGAAACCGAACTGCTCCAGGTGTTGCTCGAGGTGACGCCGCCGCAGATGCGGGGCGACCGGCACGGCAATCTCCTCAACGGCCCGGTGATCAGTTCCGCGGGGCGTGACGACATCGTGACGACCCAGGAGCAGGTCGACGACTTGCTCGACAGCCTCGGCTTCTGA
- the cheY gene encoding chemotaxis response regulator CheY → MSDPKMKFLVVDDFSTMRRIVRNLLKELGFTNVDEAEDGAVALQKLNSSSFDFVVTDWNMPNMDGLTLLQTIRQTPQLRHLPVLMVTAEAKKENIIAAAQAGASGYIVKPFTAATMAEKLEKIFEKIGKKAVA, encoded by the coding sequence ATGTCCGACCCCAAGATGAAATTTCTCGTCGTCGACGATTTTTCGACCATGCGTCGCATCGTGCGCAACCTCCTCAAGGAACTCGGCTTCACGAACGTGGACGAGGCCGAGGACGGTGCAGTCGCGCTGCAGAAGCTCAACAGTTCGTCGTTCGACTTCGTCGTCACCGACTGGAACATGCCCAACATGGACGGCCTGACGCTGCTGCAGACGATCCGTCAGACACCTCAGCTGCGGCACCTGCCGGTGCTGATGGTCACTGCCGAAGCGAAAAAGGAAAACATCATCGCCGCGGCACAGGCGGGCGCGAGCGGCTACATCGTCAAACCGTTCACCGCGGCGACGATGGCCGAAAAGCTCGAGAAGATCTTCGAAAAAATTGGCAAGAAAGCGGTCGCCTGA
- a CDS encoding chemotaxis protein, whose protein sequence is MSSFNRDESGLLNVVDGRTSLAGSNRMEILLFSLGTGETFGINVFKVREVCTAPFITRTPNMPVGVEGLISLRGNVIPVLSLAKILGLARPGAPLGGSMMVTEYSKRTLGFLVDSVDRIIRVEWDKVRAPDNISSNVQSYITAITELPDGKLVSIVDVETVLATTFGDAVVGNIAPIAGGHEYDIFFVDDSGVARRKIAEVLDKLGVKHKHAVNGLEAWTRLQGIAGHAQQCGRQVGEELDLILVDAEMPQMDGYVLTRNIKADPRFNGIPVVMHSSLSSEANRAMGKQVGVDAYVAKFDADALADTLRPLLSKGR, encoded by the coding sequence ATGTCGAGCTTCAATCGCGACGAGAGCGGCCTGCTGAACGTCGTCGATGGGCGCACCAGCCTCGCCGGTTCGAATCGCATGGAAATTCTGCTGTTTTCGCTCGGAACCGGCGAAACTTTCGGCATCAACGTGTTCAAGGTGCGCGAAGTCTGCACCGCGCCGTTCATCACGCGCACGCCGAACATGCCGGTTGGCGTCGAAGGGCTGATCTCGCTGCGCGGCAACGTGATCCCGGTCCTGTCGCTGGCGAAGATCCTCGGCCTTGCCCGGCCCGGCGCGCCGCTCGGCGGATCGATGATGGTGACCGAATACAGCAAGCGCACGCTCGGATTCCTCGTCGACAGCGTGGATCGCATCATTCGCGTCGAATGGGACAAGGTCCGCGCCCCGGACAACATTTCGAGCAATGTGCAAAGCTACATCACCGCGATCACCGAGTTGCCCGATGGCAAGCTCGTTTCGATCGTCGACGTCGAGACGGTGCTCGCGACGACGTTCGGCGACGCCGTGGTCGGGAACATCGCGCCGATCGCCGGCGGCCACGAATACGACATTTTCTTCGTCGACGACTCGGGTGTCGCGCGGCGCAAGATCGCCGAGGTACTCGACAAGCTCGGCGTCAAGCACAAGCATGCGGTCAATGGGCTCGAGGCCTGGACACGGCTGCAGGGCATCGCGGGGCACGCGCAGCAGTGCGGGCGCCAGGTCGGGGAAGAGCTCGACCTGATACTGGTCGATGCCGAAATGCCGCAGATGGACGGCTACGTGCTGACGCGCAACATCAAGGCCGATCCGCGCTTCAACGGCATCCCCGTCGTCATGCACTCGTCGTTGTCGTCGGAAGCGAACCGTGCTATGGGAAAACAGGTAGGCGTCGATGCATACGTGGCAAAATTCGACGCTGACGCGCTGGCCGATACGCTGCGCCCGCTGTTGTCGAAGGGGCGCTAG